A stretch of Crossiella cryophila DNA encodes these proteins:
- the istB gene encoding IS21-like element helper ATPase IstB — translation MGTKTTNPKGRNVSSEIAYLTRALKAPSLAGAVERLAERARAEEWTHEEFLAACLQREVAAREAHGGEGRIRGARFPSRKSLEEFDFDHQRSLKRETITHLGTLDFIAGKENVVFLGPPGTGKTHLSIGLGIRACQAGHRVAFATAAEWVARLADAHQAGRLQAELVKLGRIPLIIIDEVGYIPFEAEAANLFFQLVSSRYERASLIVTSNKPFGRWGEVFGDDVVAAAMIDRLVHHAEVISMKGDSYRLKDRDLGRVPAAKTTD, via the coding sequence ATGGGCACCAAGACCACAAACCCGAAGGGACGCAACGTTTCCAGCGAGATCGCCTACCTCACCCGGGCGTTGAAGGCGCCCTCGCTGGCCGGGGCGGTGGAACGTTTGGCCGAGCGCGCACGGGCTGAGGAGTGGACGCACGAGGAGTTCCTGGCCGCCTGCCTGCAACGGGAGGTCGCCGCCCGGGAAGCCCATGGCGGTGAGGGCCGCATCCGCGGCGCCCGATTCCCTTCCCGCAAGTCGTTGGAAGAGTTCGACTTCGATCATCAGCGGTCGTTGAAGCGGGAGACGATCACCCATCTCGGGACGCTGGATTTCATTGCGGGCAAAGAGAATGTGGTCTTTCTCGGCCCGCCCGGAACCGGCAAGACGCACCTGTCGATCGGGCTCGGCATCCGAGCTTGCCAGGCTGGGCACCGGGTCGCTTTCGCCACCGCAGCGGAGTGGGTCGCCAGGCTGGCGGATGCCCATCAGGCCGGCCGGTTGCAGGCGGAGTTGGTCAAGCTGGGCCGGATCCCGCTGATCATCATCGATGAGGTGGGCTATATCCCGTTCGAGGCTGAGGCGGCCAACTTGTTCTTCCAGCTGGTCTCCTCCCGTTACGAGCGGGCCAGCCTGATCGTGACCTCGAACAAGCCCTTCGGGCGCTGGGGCGAGGTCTTCGGAGATGACGTGGTGGCCGCGGCGATGATCGACCGCCTGGTTCACCATGCTGAGGTGATCTCGATGAAGGGAGACAGCTACCGGCTCAAGGACCGTGATCTGGGCCGGGTTCCGGCTGCCAAGACCACGGACTGA
- the istA gene encoding IS21 family transposase, giving the protein MLSVEDWAEIRRLHRAEGMPIKAIVRQLGISRNTVRRALAADGPPRYQRPAKGSIVDAVEPQIRRLLAQWPTMPTTVIAERIGSTRSLTVLKDRVRELRPVFIPPDPASRTDYQPGELAQCDLWFPPVDIPLGFGHFGRPPVLVMVSGYSRMITARMIPSRQSPDLLSGHWALISDWDRVPKALVWDNESAVGAWRSGKPVLTEAMNAFRGTLGIKVIQCRPADPEAKGLVERANGYFETSFLPGRSFTSSAEFNTQLAEWLIRANQRQHRRLGCRPLDRWEADRAAMLELPPVAPVTGWRATTRLPRDHYIRLDSNDYSVHPSAVGRRVEVIADLEQVAVTVEGLEIARHQRCWADHQSITDPAHAQAAAQLRHNRRLVAVPTAATEVEHRDLSDYDRMFGLADSETEEIA; this is encoded by the coding sequence GTGCTTAGCGTGGAGGACTGGGCGGAGATCCGCCGTCTTCACCGAGCTGAGGGGATGCCGATCAAGGCCATCGTCCGTCAGCTCGGGATCAGCCGTAACACCGTCCGGCGGGCCTTGGCCGCGGACGGACCACCCCGGTATCAGCGGCCGGCGAAAGGCTCGATCGTGGATGCGGTCGAGCCGCAGATCCGGAGGTTGCTGGCCCAGTGGCCGACGATGCCGACCACCGTGATCGCCGAGCGGATCGGCTCGACCCGCTCGCTGACCGTGCTCAAGGACCGGGTGCGGGAGCTGCGGCCGGTATTCATCCCGCCGGACCCGGCCAGCCGGACGGACTACCAACCGGGCGAGCTGGCCCAGTGTGACCTGTGGTTTCCGCCAGTGGACATCCCGCTTGGCTTCGGCCACTTCGGGCGGCCGCCGGTGCTGGTCATGGTCTCCGGCTACTCCCGCATGATCACCGCCAGGATGATCCCCTCCCGGCAAAGCCCAGATCTGCTGTCCGGGCACTGGGCGCTGATCAGCGACTGGGACCGGGTGCCCAAAGCGCTGGTCTGGGACAACGAGTCCGCGGTCGGGGCCTGGAGATCAGGCAAGCCGGTGTTGACCGAGGCGATGAACGCCTTCCGCGGAACGCTGGGGATCAAGGTCATCCAGTGCCGCCCGGCCGATCCGGAGGCCAAGGGCCTGGTCGAGCGGGCCAACGGCTACTTCGAGACCTCCTTCCTGCCCGGACGGTCCTTCACCTCGTCAGCAGAGTTCAACACGCAGCTGGCCGAGTGGCTCATCCGCGCCAATCAGCGGCAACACCGCCGGTTGGGCTGCCGCCCCCTCGACCGCTGGGAGGCCGATCGGGCCGCCATGCTGGAGTTGCCTCCAGTGGCCCCGGTGACCGGCTGGCGGGCCACGACCCGCCTGCCCCGCGACCACTACATCCGCTTGGACTCCAACGACTACTCCGTCCACCCGTCCGCGGTCGGCCGACGGGTGGAGGTCATCGCCGATCTGGAACAGGTCGCGGTCACCGTCGAAGGACTGGAAATCGCCCGGCACCAGCGGTGCTGGGCCGACCACCAGTCCATCACCGACCCCGCCCATGCCCAGGCCGCGGCCCAGCTGCGGCACAACCGCCGCCTGGTCGCCGTCCCCACCGCCGCCACCGAGGTCGAGCACCGCGACCTCAGCGACTACGACCGCATGTTCGGCCTGGCCGACAGCGAGACCGAGGAGATCGCCTGA